TGCAGCCTCAAGAACGCAGACTAGTGCGTGGCATTGTTCTTAACAATGTTGATCGTGAATCAAGCGCGCTTCAGGCAGGGATTAAGTGGATAGAAGATCGCAGCGGAATTCCAGTATTAGGTGCAGTTCCCTACTTAAGTCAAGTTGTTTTATCCGATGATTCCTTGACTGTTATAGAGAAGTATGGTCGAAGAGTATCTAGTGTAGAGGGAATTACCATAGCAGTAATCCACCTGCCACGCATTTCTAACTTTACAGACTTTGAGCCATTGGAGGCTGAAGCTTCAGTTACAGTTAAATACCTTCATCCTCGAGACCCCCTAGGTCACCCCGACGCTGTTATCATACCTGGCTCTAAGGCCACGATCGCAGACTTGTTAGTGCTGCATAAAAGTGGTATGGGTGAGGCACTCAAAAACTATGTAGCGGCTGGTGGAACGGTTTTAGGTATTTGTGGGGGGTTTCAAATGATGGGAAAAGTCTTGCACGACCCTGAAGGATTGGAAGGGTCAGAGCATCGCTATCGCGGTCTAGGCTTATTACCAGTAAA
The DNA window shown above is from Cyanobacteriota bacterium and carries:
- a CDS encoding cobyric acid synthase CobQ; this encodes QPQERRLVRGIVLNNVDRESSALQAGIKWIEDRSGIPVLGAVPYLSQVVLSDDSLTVIEKYGRRVSSVEGITIAVIHLPRISNFTDFEPLEAEASVTVKYLHPRDPLGHPDAVIIPGSKATIADLLVLHKSGMGEALKNYVAAGGTVLGICGGFQMMGKVLHDPEGLEGSEHRYRGLGLLPVKTVISGQKIARQRQVTSIYPEVGLPISGYELYHGRTSLADFDPADQPEQFKCSQLFDEPGLGIVDSNLSVWGTYLHGLFDNGPWRRSWLNRLRQRRGLQSLPTGIANYREQREALLDNLANSVESYLNLSTLLS